One genomic segment of Mytilus galloprovincialis chromosome 5, xbMytGall1.hap1.1, whole genome shotgun sequence includes these proteins:
- the LOC143075801 gene encoding tectonic-2-like, with amino-acid sequence MSCVNYILISLLFQVISSQGIGKVYIGTLPNNTVSSLSYNENSALASLVIPVFIENKNPVDNADVPITGNIVVGCELSTSGSGFSSATILTVTLTQANRGGNVQFSAPVKGQAVDIRCFSDSGLQFNKTESISSPSSFTIVSGPTVSICPTGTKDVVTINNQNTPQPFNVRLSDVVAVSPVTITCSGTGLTFLTATAVIGAREVEVTVTLTVNTPAIGTCRGQSQTGRQYLTGNSIGPAVTFQLLQPVLALYPQSLSVATTSFATILLLTSAPGSATTFRCRADLLPLASVQDALQNPLCRDATPTPGPTADNATDTVTPEWGILTPEVNLDNSVHHALLKATRNVGVSASVQENVVVSCCNTTGPFTLETAILAHVSLTPNATVDWEKSTDININFTTPRTIQNVAFVEVAPCPCDLTGGVCDINCCCDTDCTSSEQETFSRCIPYLDGGQEAALPEYMCDSKHFHKEDWFPLMCVTNEYNSLLGFFYQNENNLRTTQSLLTKVNGRESFTYKEDEERVEPPAPAATTGYRQNEKVLSVKTNAAGTADRRGVVSLPQRILSGECSTTAPLQYLNDIDSDCSFQLTNAMCSGDSVFNALSYIQSSTTRDPSCPSAFSIMGNPNTGTQNIAETIVNYYCVTDATSYIKSTTTAAPPSTRSLFNYTYPAGCPLDNCGRETTNEPPCTGYVDGTTQETLPPRCGFNDHYTQPPSPNINGVTCENAVLDVRYNFYWSGPNILKLNATVFLANIGLSTPTNPVLVTQKYKASFVNSFAGTPAEDNFYNVTTPFSRSGKPGYDIDKPMISGMVIRNETDNAFLYMNSNASRQMALWNTGFDGLCSNAGRREILFGKDTFTICNIYIGTSDLENCTDLSKLIINRLDNLMPAERIGRYGNNNPYGPAQWIEVLREDLTSTCTNSLEANNQTVLSWRFSGFCTDIISGINLDVMYGESGKANGVPTKEIIGAYISYSKSTWQLTCGSGSLCTDPSYVEPFPITASVRFIKVPANTPEPKIRWEEEHPDICYQDVCWDNFIYPLVRGYTAEPRKYVLAMSLILILFLFGFLFITRPWW; translated from the exons GTATTGGAAAAGTCTATATTGGAACATTGCCAAATAACACTGTGTCATCTCTTTCCTATAATGAGAATTCAGCATTAGCATCTCTTGTGATACCTGTATTCATAGAAAACAAAAATCCTGTGGATAATGCTGATGTTCCAATAACAGGAAAT ATAGTTGTTGGGTGTGAGTTGAGTACAAGTGGAAGTGGATTTAGTTCAGCCACTATACTAACAGTAACTTTAACTCAGGCAAATCGTGGTGGCAATGTTCAATTTAG TGCTCCAGTTAAAGGACAGGCAGTAGACATCAGATGTTTTAGTGATTCTGGTCTTCAGTTCAACAAAACAGAATCTATAAGTTCACCATC ATCATTTACCATTGTAAGTGGTCCTACAGTCAGTATTTGTCCTACCGGTACTAAAGATGTAGTGACTATCAACAATCAAAATACTCCACAGCCCTTTAATGTTAGACTAAG tGATGTTGTTGCTGTAAGCCCTGTTACCATTACATGTAGTGGAACAGGTTTAACATTCCTTACGGCTACAGCTGTTATTGGCGCCAGAGAAGTAGAG GTAACAGTTACCTTGACAGTAAATACACCTGCCATAGGTACATGTAGAGGACAGTCACAGACAGGTCGTCAGTATCTAACAGGCAATTCAAtag GACCTGCAGTCACATTCCAACTTTTACAACCAGTTTTAGCATTATACCCTCAAAGTCTATCAGTAGCAACTACTTCATTTGCA acAATATTACTTCTGACATCAGCCCCAGGGAGTGCAACAACATTCCGTTGTAGAGCAGATCTCCTGCCTTTGGCAAGTGTTCAGGATGCTTTACAGAATCCCTTGTGTAGGGATGCTACTCCCACCCCCGGTCCCACTGCAG ATAATGCTACAGATACAGTCACGCCTGAGTGGGGAATATTAACTCCTGAGGTCAATCTGGATAAC aGTGTTCACCATGCGTTGTTGAAAGCTACACGTAATGTTGGTGTGAGTGCATCTGTCCAAGAGAATGTAGTTGTTAGTTGTTGTAATACAACAGGCCCCTTTACATTAGAAACTGCAATATTAGCCCATGTCTCATTAACTCCTAATGCTACTGTTGACTGGGAGAAATCTACAg acATCAATATAAACTTTACAACACCCAGAACAATACAGAATGTAGCCTTTGTAGAGGTCGCCCCATGTCCTTGTGATTTGACAGGAGGAGTATGTGATATTAATTGCTGTTGTGATACA gACTGTACATCGTCAGAACAAGAGACTTTCAGTAGATGTATACCCTATCTGGATGGTGGACAGGAAGCTGCCTTACCAGAATATATGTGTGATTCTAAACATTTCCACAAAGAAGACTGGTTTCCATTGATGTGTGTTACTAATGAATACAATTCATTACTGGGTTTCTTCTATCAGAATGAAAATAATTTACGAACAACACAAAGTTTATTGACGAAGGTTAATGGTAGAGAAAGCTTTACTTATAA GGAAGATGAAGAAAGAGTTGAGCCTCCAGCACCAGCCGCAACAACAGGTTATCGTCAGAATGAGAAAGTACTATCTGTCAAAACCAATGCTGCTGGTACAGCTGATAGGAGAGGAGTTGTCTCCCTTCCACAGCGTATCCTGTCTGGTGAATGTTCTACAACTGCACCATTACAGTATCTAAATGATATAGACAGTGATTGTTCATTTCAACTAACAAATGCCATGTGTTCTGGTGATAGTGTGTTTAATGCTTTGTCTTACATACAGTCATCTACAACACGGGATCCCTCCTGTCCAAGTGCTTTTTCAATAATGGGAAATCCTAATACCGGTACACAGAATATTGCAGAAACAATTGTTAATTATTACTGTGTAACAGATGCAACGTCTTATATCAAATCAACAACAACTGCAGCGCCACCTTCAACAAGGTCACTATTCAACTATACTTACCCAGCCGGATGCCCATTGGATAACTGTGGCAGGGAGACGACCAATGAGCCACCATGTACTGGTTATGTTGATGGCACTACTCAGGAAACTCTTCCTCCACGATGTGGGTTCAATGATCACTACACTCAACCACCATCACCTAATATCAATGGTGTTACTTGTGAAAATGCTGTTTTAGATGTAAGGTACAACTTTTATTGGTCTGGTCCCAATATATTGAAACTCAATGCAACAGTATTTCTTGCCAATATAGGGCTTTCTACGCCAACAAATCCAGTGTTAGTTACACAGAAATATAAAGCATCTTTTGTGAACAGTTTTGCAGGAACGCCAGCTGAGGATAACTTCTATAATGTCACTACACCTTTCTCAAGGTCGGGTAAACCAG GTTATGACATAGATAAACCAATGATCAGTGGTATGGTGATTAGAAATGAAACCGACAATGCCTTTTTATACATGAACTCTAACGCTAGTAGACAGATGGCTCTGTGGAATACAG GTTTTGATGGTTTGTGTAGTAATGCTGGAAGAAGAGAGATTCTATTTGGTAAAGATACTTTTACCATTTGCAACATTTATATTGGTACATCTGATCTAGAGAATTGTACAGACCTCAG CAAACTGATAATAAATCGTCTTGATAACTTGATGCCAGCTGAGAGAATAGGTCGTTATGGTAACAACAATCCATATGGACCTGCACAATGGATAGAAGTCCTGAG AGAGGATTTGACCTCAACTTGTACCAACAGCTTAGAGGCTAACAACCAGACTGTGCTGTCATGGCGATTTTCTGGGTTTTGTACAGATATAATCAGTGGTATCAATTTAGATGTGATGTATGGAGAATCTGGCAAAGCCAATGGTGTGCCTACAAAAGAAATTATAGGAGCATACATCAG CTATTCAAAATCAACATGGCAACtaacatgtggatcaggatcacTGTGTACTGATCCATCTTATGTAGAACCATTCCCCATCACAGCCTCTGTCAGGTTTATCAAAGTACCAGCGAATACACCAGAGCCTAAAATAAG ATGGGAAGAAGAACATCCAGATATATGTTACCAAGATGTATGCTGGGATAACTTTATTTATCCACTAGTACGGGGTTACACTGCCGAACCAAGAAAATATGTCCTAGCTATGTCGctaattctaattttatttttgtttggatttttaTTCATCACAAGACCATGGTGGTGA